One Phoenix dactylifera cultivar Barhee BC4 chromosome 8, palm_55x_up_171113_PBpolish2nd_filt_p, whole genome shotgun sequence genomic window carries:
- the LOC120111736 gene encoding zinc finger protein ZAT9-like: MGDGSDFEKLTVKALLRRKLKHRKIKYHDGDVACDTLSSPRSLTALDCQVKARSDTEEDGIIGSPEAGAESKQQSSDGFPPSTKVSIADHKAVSHNLGKRKHMDDDATCKLCGKNFSSMKALYGHMRSHERNWRGLTPPPEGNTLVPIPAANFNSCNIVSSALKWYANANRSRKAKAAANPRIEEESEDPLINAAKNLMFLANGGFSLDSTPARQQQNRNSVPYDLKAMNNEDDLKISTTAQMDVDKTEKSSNQNINSSVIDCNETVDMSSEKPTKKKDDLEVVTELAGDQKQYLCTACNKSFSTHQALGGHTASHNKSKSNAGVEEAKLAQAEGNLIGQSGGSAMKVSEHRCKICGLVFPTGQALGGHMRKHWTGPENIAAPSSSENARKANQPSSSSEKATKANQPSSSSENAPKAERRYLDIDINEPAPPEDAE; encoded by the coding sequence ATGGGTGACGGAAGTGATTTTGAAAAGCTGACGGTAAAAGCTCTGCTGCGGAGGAAATTAAAGCATCGAAAGATTAAATACCACGACGGAGATGTAGCGTGTGATACTCTATCTTCACCCCGGAGTTTAACAGCCTTAGATTGTCAGGTGAAAGCTCGGAGCGACACTGAAGAAGATGGAATTATTGGAAGCCCAGAGGCTGGTGCTGAATCGAAACAGCAGTCTAGTGATGGATTTCCTCCGAGCACTAAAGTGAGTATTGCCGATCATAAAGCAGTCTCTCATAATCTCGGAAAAAGGAAACATATGGATGATGATGCCACTTGCAAGCTTTGTGGGAAGAACTTTTCATCGATGAAGGCATTGTATGGTCATATGAGAAGCCATGAGAGAAACTGGAGAGGACTGACTCCACCACCGGAAGGGAACACACTGGTGCCGATACCAGCTGCTAATTTCAACAGCTGCAATATAGTTTCGTCAGCATTGAAGTGGTACGCGAACGCAAATAGAAGTAGGAAAGCCAAAGCAGCTGCCAATCCCAGGATTGAAGAAGAGTCGGAGGATCCATTGATCAATGCTGCCAAGAATCTTATGTTTTTGGCCAATGGGGGTTTCTCTCTGGATTCAACCCCAGCAAGGCAGCAACAAAATAGGAACTCTGTACCATATGATTTAAAAGCGATGAACAATGAGGACGATCTGAAAATCAGCACTACTGCACAAATGGATGTAGATAAGACTGAAAAGAGCTCGAATCAAAACATTAATAGTTCGGTGATCGACTGCAATGAAACAGTGGACATGTCGAGCGAGAAGCCAACGAAGAAGAAAGATGATTTGGAAGTAGTGACCGAGTTGGCCGGAGACCAGAAGCAGTATTTGTGCACCGCCTGCAACAAGTCATTCTCCACTCACCAAGCACTCGGGGGTCATACAGCCagccacaacaaaagcaagagCAATGCAGGAGTTGAAGAAGCAAAGCTAGCACAAGCTGAAGGTAATTTGATTGGCCAAAGTGGTGGTTCGGCCATGAAAGTCTCCGAGCATCGGTGCAAGATCTGCGGCCTGGTATTCCCAACGGGGCAGGCTCTTGGTGGGCACATGCGGAAGCATTGGACGGGTCCCGAAAATATTGCTGCACCCTCGTCATCAGAGAATGCTAGAAAAGCAAACCAACCTTCCTCATCATCAGAGAAAGCTACAAAAGCAAACCAaccctcatcatcatcagagaatGCTCCAAAGGCAGAACGTCGTTATCTAGATATCGATATCAATGAGCCTGCACCGCCCGAAGACGCCGAATAG